A genomic region of Metopolophium dirhodum isolate CAU chromosome 1, ASM1992520v1, whole genome shotgun sequence contains the following coding sequences:
- the LOC132932804 gene encoding uncharacterized protein LOC132932804 produces MEEREDVEVVGVPVEGVEYVEVVGVPVDIGDDVEGVEVVEDMEFVEVLMEGVEEVEDEVVQMEVVEDEVVQMEVVEDVEFVEVQMDGGDDVEVVEVQMDGGDDVEVVEVQMDEVQAELEFVDMLDELQPDVDEEVSKYFRPLAVGEQPRGRAPIIDRPAGVTHPLPEQHNAGALNRICTQCNARHFEGEVVGQGANMHFSTCCNNGQVTAAGQHALLPAPFLLMSLLIGDSQDGRRFRDDIRRYNNALAFAAFSCGTDDRRLRGRGPRTMCIQGQTYQRINNDVAVDRVDANYCQLYFLESAEANARRVGMALQRNHRELSVVVMGLLDGFLRDVNPYAMAFKNMREVWLAERDLADADPAGVRPRPVTMHFVRDAARDDGRNNLPTANEVAAVFVGEGGRPPRDINLVIYDTNPINPQHRMQTIPAG; encoded by the exons ATGGAAGAAAGGGAGGACGTGGAGGTCGTCGGCGTCCCAGTGGAGGGTGTGGAGTACGTGGAAGTCGTTGGCGTCCCAGTGGATATAGGGGATGATGTGGAAGGAGTGGAGGTGGTGGAGGACATGGAATTTGTCGAGGTCCTGATGGAAGGTGTGGAGGAAGTGGAGGACGAGGTAGTCCAGATGGAAGTGGTGGAGGACGAGGTGGTCCAGATGGAAGTGGTGGAGGACGTGGAATTTGTTGAGGTTCAGATGGACGGAGGGGATGACGTGGAAGTGGTAGAAGTCCAGATGGACGGAGGGGATGACGTGGAAGTGGTAGAAGTGCAGATGGACGAAGTGCAAGCGGAACTGGAGTTTGTGGACATGCTCGACGAGTTGCAGCCAGACGTCGACGAAGAGGTCAGTAAATAT TTCCGACCACTTGCCGTGGGTGAACAACCCCGAGGGCGTGCGCCAATAATTGACAGGCCGGCAGGCGTGACACACCCGCTTCCAGAGCAGCACAACGCGGGCGCGTTAAACAGAATCTGCACACAGTGTAACGCCCGCCACTTCGAAGGCGAGGTTGTGGGCCAGGGTGCCAATATGCACTTCTCCACTTGCTGTAACAACGGTCAAGTGACCGCTGCAGGACAACACGCGTTGTTGCCCGCCCCTTTTTTACTAATGAGTTTGTTGATTGGAGATTCACAGGATGGTCGTAGATTCCGAGACGACATTCGCCGGTACAACAACGCCCTGGCATTCGCTGCGTTTAGCTGTGGCACAGACGACAGGCGTTTGCGAGGGCGTGGACCGCGAACAATGTGTATCCAAGGCCAAACTTATCAGAGGATAAATAATGACGTGGCCGTTGACCGAGTAGATGCCAACTACTGTCAGTTGTATTTCCTCGAGTCCGCAGAGGCCAACGCCCGCCGCGTTGGGATGGCTCTGCAGAGAAATCATCGTGAACTGTCCGTAGTTGTGATGGGACTATTGGACGGTTTTCTGCGAGACGTAAATCCGTACGCAATGGCTTTTaa GAACATGCGTGAGGTGTGGCTGGCAGAAAGAGACCTAGCCGACGCCGATCCCGCAGGTGTGCGACCTAGGCCAGTGACGATGCATTTTGTCCGAGATGCGGCCCGGGACGACGGGCGAAACAACCTGCCTACCGCAAACGAAGTTGCGGCCGTGTTCGTAGGTGAAGGGGGTCGTCCGCCAAGAGACATTAATCTGGTCATCTACGATACGAATCCAATCAACCCGCAACACAGGATGCAAACCATACCAGcgggttag